A window of Photobacterium toruni genomic DNA:
CAATTCTTTCAAGGCACTCAAATCTGCTCATATACACCACCATAAAAATCGAGGCGTGGATACTACTGCTCAACTCCCGTTAAATCAAGCCATCTCAGCATGTTTCTTGTGTTTAATCATTAAATTTTTCACTTCAATAACATTATTAACACTTATCACTCAAAAAAAGTGTCTTTCTGTTTATTTTTACTCTTTTGAAAAAGTTTATTTAAAATGCATCTTTGTAAGCGTTAGAATAATTCCTTTCCCTTACTGCGGGTAACAACCTATGAATAAAAAAGACGACTTTCACCTATTTGGTCAGCTTAATAGTGAATTTAGGACGATAACTGCAATGATTGATCTTTATTGCTTGAAAAATCACCAAATCAACCATAAAAATTTTCAACGTTGTGATAGCTGTGAGCAATTTAGCGTTTATGTAAAGCAACGTCTCGACCGATGCCCTTATGGTGAACAGAAACCAAGTTGCAAGCAGTGCCCGATTCATTGTTATAAACCACAACAAAAGATAAAATCACAAACAATCATGCGTTATTCAGGCCCTAAAATGCTAATTAAACATCCTATTATGGCTATCAAACACCTTATTCATGATAAACGTTCAATACCTGTGCTAAACAAAGAAATGACATCTAATTATAAAAAAAGGAAAGCGTTATTAAACAATGAATGATAAATGATGAATATAAATTGCAGACAGACGGCAGATGCAGTCCTTATAGAAATAAAGACTGCTTCAATAACAACATCACTGTTGTCTAGTTAGTTACTGAGTTATGTTTTAATTAGTTACGATAAAAATCAATAACTTCAATTTTTACTGGCGTATTCTTTTTTGTTAACTCAACGGTAAATTGATCTTCATCAACCACTTTAGCATCTTTAGCGCCTTCACCAACAACACTTACCCCTTCAATCTTGGTGTAAAGTTTAGTGTAATCATAGTGCATAGTAACCGTTACTTTCGTTGGTGCTGTGGTTGCTAATTCAAATGTACAGATACCTGTTGGACAAAACACATCAATATCATCGGGTGATGTAACTGATACAGTATCAACATTTTTAACAGGAGTCGCTGTAACAGTGGCCTCACTACACCCTGCTAATAGCATTGTTGCAGCTACCACAAGAAAACCTAATTGACTTTTTTTCACTGTTTTATCCTTATTTTATTTATATGCTGCAATATCTACTTTAAATAAATATATCACAGCATAAGTTGTCTTTATTATTGACCTAATGCCTTGATTTCATCAACCGTTAAATAACGCCATTGACCTTCACTAACATCTAAATTTATGCTGCCAATGCTCTCACGATGTAAACCCACAACTTTATTACCAATACTGGCAAACATACGTTTCACTTGATGAAATTTACCTTCAGTGATTGTTAATAGTACCTGTTTCTCATCGACAATAGTTAATATTGCAGGAGCAGTCAGCTGCGGTTCACCTTGTAAGTTAATGCCTTGCAAAAATAACTGTTTAGCGCTTGCATCAATAGGCTGACGAAGTTGAACTCGATACACTTTCGGACATAATTTATTAGGAGAAGTAATATTAAATGACCATCGACCATCATCTGTGATCAGCACTAACCCTGTTGTATCTGCATCGAGTCGCCCAACGATATGCAACTCTTGTGGACGTTCTATATCAATATAATTGAACAGTGACGGATAAACCTCGTCAATATTAGAACAAATAGTCTGGGCAGGTTTATGCATTAATAGATAACGAAATGGACGAGGATAAAGGCGTTCACCACTCAGTGCCACATTATTATTTTCGTGAACTTGAGCTGCAATATCAGTGATCACATTATTATTGACCTTAACATCACCGTCTTCAATATGGATAATAGCTTGTGCTTTCGTTAATGCTGTACTTTTACAAATAAACTTATCAAGACGCATAAAAACATCGCTATTTATAAAGCGATTATTATCCTTGTCCGTCAGTAATAAGCAACCACTAGGCTTATATTTATAAGCCATCAACTTATAACACTTACCCTAGCATCATCAATAAACGCTTTTATCTACCAATTAACCTCACAAATAGTAGTTATCTCAACGACCAATATTTGACACTAACTCATATCCTAAAAAGGAATTAAACGAGATCTGTCTCAATAATTTTATTAATTTGCTAAATATTGTTTGTCGCCGTTATAAAGCTAGGCTAATATCGCGCAACTTTGGTAATAGTACGATTACCATAACCAAGATAATCTCTTTATAATCATTAGGTTAACAATGTCTTATAACGCTTTATACACTGATTTGTCTGGCTACTATGATTTAATGTGTGCTGATATCGATTACCAAGAACAAAGTAATTGTATCCGTAGGCTCCACCAGCTATTTGGCAATCAAGGAACACGTTATCTTGATCTTGCTTGTGGTACTGGTCCTCATGTTGAACATTTTATTGGTTATGGTTATCAAGCAAGTGGCTTAGATATTAATCAGCCAATGCTAAATATTGCTCAGCAACGCTGCCCACAAGCAACATTTGTTCAGCACGATATGTGTAATTTTACTGTTGATGCACCATTAGATTTAATTACTTGTTTCTTATATTCACTGCATTACAACGCTAATATTGAAAAACTGATGCAATGTATTGAAAGTGCATATAATGCTTTAAGTGAAGATGGTGTTTTTTGTTTCAATGCCGTTGATAAAGATAAAATCGATAACAGCTCTTTTGTGCGCCACACAACTGAATTTGAAGACAGTCACTTTATGTTTCAATCAGGCTGGAATTACTGTGGCGAGGGTGAACATCAACAATTACAACTTCATATTGAAAAAACATCTGACAATGTAACGCAATCTTGGCGTGATAATCATCCAATGGTGGCAATCAACTTTGTTCAATTACAGCAGTTATTAGCACCGTTTTTTGATGTCACGATGTTTGAACATAGCTACGATAAGATAGTACCTTGGAATGGCTGTTCTGGTAATGCTATTTTTGTGTGTGTTAAAAAAGAAAATACGATTATCAATCAAAAAGCTGCATAAAAAAAAGCCTTGATCAACATCTTGATCAAGGCTCCATTTGCTTAACTTATAATAGTACTATAATACAGTGCTTTTATAACACGGTACGTTCAAGCCATTATTATTTTTCGTTTTCAGCAATTACTGCGTCAGCAGCAGCTTCTGCTGATGCTTCTTCTTCTTTCAGAAAACTTTCTTTATCACGTTCATTTAATTCAGAACGATGAGCCAATGGTTTTTCTTTTTTCTTAATAATTTGACGCTCTAAACGTGCAAATGCTGCATTTAGTGCATCGCTTAATTCTTTTTCATCAGCAGATGCTTCAATATCACCAACGCTAGTCTTAACCGCAATTTCGACAATAAATTGACGACCTGGTTCTAGCTTCATAAATACATTACGGCTATGAAAAGTTACTTGGAATTTATCAAATTTAGCAAACTCAGATTCAATATGAGCTTCCATGTAGTCAGGTAATTCAAAACCTTTAGCAGTTACTTTTAAAGTCATTTTTTCCACCAATAATTTATTAAGTTATTTATTGTTTGTGCTATTAAGATGAACCGAAATTAAAAAACAAAACGTGACAAAGATCACATTTTAAAATCATCGTAATTAACACTGCCTCTAATAATATTCATAAAATCAATTATAAAGGTCACAAATTAGATCAAAAAATACACAATAATAATATTTAAAGTTCATAAAAAACACTGTTTAAGTCATTCTTAATAAAATTTCCCATTTATAAAAAATAAATTAGACCAAAATGATTAATTTAGTCTATGTTTTATCTCACTACTGTTTAAGCGTTACT
This region includes:
- the hpf gene encoding ribosome hibernation-promoting factor, HPF/YfiA family, whose translation is MTLKVTAKGFELPDYMEAHIESEFAKFDKFQVTFHSRNVFMKLEPGRQFIVEIAVKTSVGDIEASADEKELSDALNAAFARLERQIIKKKEKPLAHRSELNERDKESFLKEEEASAEAAADAVIAENEK
- a CDS encoding class I SAM-dependent DNA methyltransferase — protein: MSYNALYTDLSGYYDLMCADIDYQEQSNCIRRLHQLFGNQGTRYLDLACGTGPHVEHFIGYGYQASGLDINQPMLNIAQQRCPQATFVQHDMCNFTVDAPLDLITCFLYSLHYNANIEKLMQCIESAYNALSEDGVFCFNAVDKDKIDNSSFVRHTTEFEDSHFMFQSGWNYCGEGEHQQLQLHIEKTSDNVTQSWRDNHPMVAINFVQLQQLLAPFFDVTMFEHSYDKIVPWNGCSGNAIFVCVKKENTIINQKAA
- a CDS encoding nitrous oxide-stimulated promoter family protein; this encodes MNKKDDFHLFGQLNSEFRTITAMIDLYCLKNHQINHKNFQRCDSCEQFSVYVKQRLDRCPYGEQKPSCKQCPIHCYKPQQKIKSQTIMRYSGPKMLIKHPIMAIKHLIHDKRSIPVLNKEMTSNYKKRKALLNNE
- a CDS encoding spore gernimation protein, with amino-acid sequence MKKSQLGFLVVAATMLLAGCSEATVTATPVKNVDTVSVTSPDDIDVFCPTGICTFELATTAPTKVTVTMHYDYTKLYTKIEGVSVVGEGAKDAKVVDEDQFTVELTKKNTPVKIEVIDFYRN
- a CDS encoding pseudouridine synthase, translated to MRLDKFICKSTALTKAQAIIHIEDGDVKVNNNVITDIAAQVHENNNVALSGERLYPRPFRYLLMHKPAQTICSNIDEVYPSLFNYIDIERPQELHIVGRLDADTTGLVLITDDGRWSFNITSPNKLCPKVYRVQLRQPIDASAKQLFLQGINLQGEPQLTAPAILTIVDEKQVLLTITEGKFHQVKRMFASIGNKVVGLHRESIGSINLDVSEGQWRYLTVDEIKALGQ